The following coding sequences are from one Streptomyces venezuelae window:
- a CDS encoding VTC domain-containing protein, producing MNPAVRAIGRAATAAHPIALDEVNARAELLARFDNSYLVPVEIFEDLAALLTDPRRAGGPFRALSIGGKRWFRYHSTYYDTPDLGTFHDHRQGRRLRYRIRERVYRDSGERQFEIKLKSGRGETVKHRQRLEGDDHALDAVRLGFLAGVLRGSYGIEAPDGLTPSLVTDYQRATFVADGQRITCDAGLVVRDTATGRSAAADSGLVLVETKTKGHLTDADRVLHRFGVRAADFTKYCGGYAAVRPELGINKWARAVRTAFPRGARAGVV from the coding sequence GTGAACCCCGCCGTACGCGCCATCGGCCGCGCCGCCACCGCCGCGCACCCCATCGCGCTGGACGAGGTCAACGCCAGGGCGGAGCTGCTCGCCCGCTTCGACAACAGCTACCTCGTACCGGTCGAGATCTTCGAGGACCTCGCCGCGCTGCTCACCGACCCGCGCCGGGCGGGCGGGCCCTTCCGGGCGCTCAGCATCGGCGGTAAGCGCTGGTTCCGGTACCACTCGACGTACTACGACACCCCCGACCTCGGCACCTTCCACGACCACCGCCAGGGCCGCCGCCTGCGCTACCGCATACGGGAGCGCGTCTACCGGGACAGCGGCGAGCGGCAGTTCGAGATCAAGCTGAAGAGCGGGCGCGGCGAGACCGTCAAGCACCGGCAGCGCCTGGAAGGCGACGACCACGCCCTCGACGCGGTGCGGCTCGGGTTCCTCGCGGGCGTGCTGCGCGGGTCGTACGGCATCGAGGCACCGGACGGCCTCACGCCCTCGCTCGTCACGGACTACCAGCGGGCCACCTTCGTCGCCGACGGTCAGCGCATCACCTGCGACGCGGGGCTCGTCGTGCGGGACACGGCGACGGGACGCAGCGCCGCCGCCGACAGCGGACTCGTGCTCGTGGAGACCAAGACCAAGGGGCATCTGACCGACGCCGACCGCGTGTTGCACCGGTTCGGGGTGCGGGCGGCGGACTTCACCAAGTACTGCGGGGGGTATGCCGCGGTCAGGCCCGAGCTGGGCATCAACAAGTGGGCGCGGGCGGTCCGGACGGCGTTCCCGCGGGGTGCGCGCGCGGGGGTGGTGTGA
- a CDS encoding sensor histidine kinase has translation MRRSLLLLTAATTALVLTALLVPLTLLTRSHAADRATAEATARAQWVAHALGPVLATTDERETAEQTVESVNGEGLPSTSLILGDGRVIGPRAAGQGSAVTDPVRLARTGRAFTYEPGSGGRLVLVPVQGAKDGTAVVQVTLSERQLYAGTLASWLVLAGIGVGLVLLGLLLADRLGARLVGATRRLARTADRLAAGDLTARAEPEGPPELRLIAGELNRLAARIDELLTAERENAADLAHRLRTPVAALRLDAETLSDPDEAHRIAADVSALERSVDDVIRKARRPLREAPRADLAAVARERTAFWAPLAEDQSRTVHTDTPDAGVPVPVPVPADELAAALDALIGNVLDHTPHGTAFSLTVRRTPDGRAELTVADEGPGFPDPGAAPDRGTSGAGSTGLGLDIARRTAEEAGGTFTTGPAAPGSGARVTLAFPLPLTPPPRAHPAGTPSGPPAPTC, from the coding sequence ATGCGCCGCAGCCTGCTCCTCCTGACCGCCGCCACGACCGCCCTCGTCCTCACCGCGCTCCTCGTCCCCCTCACGCTCCTCACCCGGAGCCACGCGGCCGACCGCGCCACCGCCGAGGCCACCGCCCGCGCCCAGTGGGTCGCCCACGCCCTCGGCCCGGTCCTGGCCACGACCGACGAGCGGGAGACGGCCGAGCAGACGGTGGAGAGCGTCAACGGGGAGGGCCTGCCCAGCACTTCGCTCATCCTCGGCGACGGACGCGTCATCGGCCCGCGGGCCGCCGGGCAGGGATCCGCCGTCACCGACCCCGTACGCCTCGCCCGCACCGGCCGCGCCTTCACCTACGAGCCCGGCTCCGGCGGCCGTCTCGTCCTGGTCCCCGTGCAGGGTGCGAAGGACGGCACGGCCGTCGTTCAAGTGACGCTCAGTGAACGGCAGTTGTACGCGGGCACGCTCGCGTCGTGGCTCGTGCTGGCCGGCATCGGCGTCGGCCTCGTGCTCCTGGGACTGCTGCTCGCCGACCGGCTCGGCGCGCGTCTGGTCGGGGCGACGCGCCGCCTCGCCCGTACCGCGGACCGGCTCGCCGCGGGAGACCTGACGGCCCGCGCCGAACCGGAGGGCCCGCCCGAACTGCGCCTGATCGCGGGTGAGCTGAACCGCCTCGCCGCCCGTATCGACGAGCTCCTCACCGCCGAGCGCGAGAACGCCGCCGACCTCGCGCACCGGCTGCGCACCCCCGTGGCGGCCCTGCGCCTGGACGCGGAGACCCTCAGCGACCCGGACGAGGCGCACCGCATCGCGGCGGACGTCTCGGCGCTGGAACGCAGCGTCGACGACGTGATCCGCAAGGCACGGCGCCCCCTGCGCGAGGCGCCGCGCGCGGACCTGGCGGCGGTGGCACGGGAACGTACGGCGTTCTGGGCACCGTTGGCGGAGGACCAGAGCCGGACCGTGCACACCGATACGCCCGACGCCGGGGTCCCCGTTCCCGTCCCCGTCCCCGCGGACGAACTCGCCGCCGCCCTCGACGCGCTCATCGGCAACGTCCTGGACCACACCCCGCACGGCACGGCCTTCTCCCTCACGGTCCGCCGCACACCCGACGGGCGGGCGGAGCTGACCGTGGCCGACGAGGGGCCCGGCTTTCCCGACCCGGGGGCCGCACCCGACCGCGGCACGAGCGGCGCGGGCTCCACGGGACTCGGCCTGGACATCGCGCGCCGCACGGCCGAGGAGGCGGGCGGCACGTTCACCACGGGACCCGCAGCACCCGGGTCGGGCGCCCGCGTCACCCTCGCCTTCCCTCTCCCCCTCACACCACCCCCGCGCGCGCACCCCGCGGGAACGCCGTCCGGACCGCCCGCGCCCACTTGTTGA
- a CDS encoding DUF4956 domain-containing protein, translated as MDSTLTLCAHLGLDLAAVALLTFGVFYPRHRRRELVPAYLALNVALFAIVAGLGTVGGDGGLALGFGLFGVLSIVRLRSDALQHQEVAYYFITLVLGLLCGLPALGLPVAALLAGVLLVVMYGADHPRLFARDRRTVVTLDSVHREEESLRAELARRLGEPLGWTVQEVDYVRDLMVLEVRFRQPEPSVTSRELTVRRRTTRSRTIAPSHPKETV; from the coding sequence ATGGACAGCACCCTGACCCTCTGCGCCCACCTGGGACTCGACCTCGCCGCCGTCGCCCTGCTGACCTTCGGCGTGTTCTATCCGCGGCACCGCAGGCGCGAGCTCGTTCCCGCGTATCTCGCCCTGAACGTCGCCCTGTTCGCGATCGTCGCCGGGCTCGGCACCGTCGGCGGGGACGGCGGGCTCGCCCTCGGGTTCGGGCTCTTCGGCGTGCTCTCGATCGTGCGGCTGCGCTCCGACGCGCTGCAGCACCAGGAAGTCGCGTACTACTTCATCACCCTCGTCCTCGGCCTGCTCTGCGGTCTGCCCGCGCTCGGTCTCCCCGTGGCCGCGCTCCTCGCCGGCGTCCTGCTCGTCGTGATGTACGGCGCCGACCACCCCCGCCTCTTCGCCCGCGACCGGCGCACCGTCGTCACCCTGGACTCCGTCCACCGCGAGGAGGAGTCCCTGCGCGCCGAGCTCGCACGGCGGCTCGGGGAGCCGCTCGGATGGACCGTCCAGGAAGTCGATTACGTACGCGACCTCATGGTCCTGGAAGTACGTTTCCGCCAGCCGGAACCTTCCGTGACCTCCCGGGAGTTGACGGTACGACGACGCACGACCCGGTCCCGCACGATCGCCCCCAGCCACCCGAAGGAGACCGTGTGA